GTGAAGTACGCGCTGGGGCTGCGCGGGATGGATGTCGGATCGGTCCGTCTGCCGCTGGTTTCACCGACAGAGGAAGAGGCGGCCTTCATTGCTGCCTTGCTAAGATAAGCTAGACTAGTATCATCTTCAAAACTTAACATGTGTAAAGAGCGATTCTCCGTTATTGGAGGACCGCTCTTTTGCATGTCTGGCCGTTTAATCAGCCACATCATATTTGGTATTTATTTCTCCTGCATTAACTCTATGTTAAAAAAGTCAGGCGTTGCAGCGTTTTTTTGCTTGTCTTTTCCTCAAATATTGGCTGTTTGTTAAGGAAAGAATAGGACCAGGTCCAGGGTGACTTGTCTTTTGCCAAAAAAATCATGTATAATGAACTTAAGTGACTTGGTGCGGTTAATTGAATATGCGGTAATCTTCCGGCAATGCGGATTTGTTGCATTGTAAGACAGGATAGGTCCTTGAATAAGTCTGTGCTAAATATGCCGGATTTACGCGCGAGGGGCGCGGTGGTGGAATTTTGAGGGCATTTGCCCGCTTCAAGAGGATATTACTGCCCGGATTCGGGAGTTTAGATCTGCGCAAGTATACAGACTTACCGGGAATTCCTTGTCGAAATAAGGAGTTAACAGCAATTTGATGTATATTACAGCGCCGCTGAAATATTGAAGCTCATTGTTAACAAATAAAAAGTATGACGTCCAACATCATAGGAGGGTTAGATTCATTTGTCCAAAAAAAACAATAACAACAACGACAAACTGACGATATTCGCACTTGGCGGAGTCGGTGAAATTGGTAAGAACATGTACGTAGTTCAGTACGGCAACGACATTGTAGTCGTAGACGCCGGTCTGAAGTTCCCTGAAGAGGATATGCTGGGTATTGATATTGTAATACCGGATATCTCCTACCTCACTGAGAACCGTGACAAGGTAAGAGGGATTGTACTTACCCACGGCCATGAGGATCACATTGGCGGATTGTCTTATGTGCTGAAGAACCTGAATGTTCCGGTATACGGAACAAGACTGACCCTGGGCCTTGTGGAGAACAAGCTCAAGGAAGCGAACCTGCTGGGTGAAACGAAGCGGATTCTGATTAACGAGGATTCCGAGGTTGAGCTGGGCACATCGCTTAAGGTGACCTTCTTCAGAACGAATCACAGTATTCCGGATTCTGTCGGGGTATGCATTGAGACACCAGAGGGCAACGTTGTCCACACCGGTGACTTCAAATTCGACCACACGCCGGTCAACGGTCAATTTGCCAATCTGCACCGCATGGCTGAGATCGGATCGAAGGGCGTTCTGGCCCTGCTGTCAGACAGCACCAATGCCGAGAAGCCGGGCTTCACGCCTTCGGAGAAGAATGTCGGCATCGTGCTGGAGGATATTTTCCGCAAAGCTGAACAGCGTGTGGTAGTGGCGACCTTTGCTTCCAACGTGCATCGTATCCAGCAGGTAGTGAACGCTTCTGAAGCAACGGGACGCAAAATCACTGTTATTGGACGAAGCATGGTTAACGTAGTATCCATTGCTTCCGAGCTTGGTTATCTGCATATCCCGGACGGCATGCTCATTGAGCCTGAAGAGATGAACAGAATGGCAGGCAACCGTGTGGTAGTTCTATGCACAGGCAGCCAAGGCGAGCCGATGTCGGCGCTAACGCGCATGGCGCGTTCCAGCCACCGCAAGGTAGATATTATGCCGGGCGACACTGTTATTATTGCAGCTACACCGGTACCGGGGAATGAGAAATATGTAGGCCGTACCATTGATGAATTGTTCCGTCTGGGTGCCAATGTTATTTACAGCGGCTCCAACTCCGGCGTTCACGTATCCGGTCACGGCAGCCAGGAAGAGCTGAAGCTGATGCTCAACCTGATGAAGCCGAAATACTTCATGCCTATCCACGGTGAATACCGGATGCAGCGCAAGCATGCACTTCTGGCAGAGTCAGTTGGCGTAGAGCCAAGCAATATCTTCATCACCGAGCTGGGTGAAGTGATTGAGATCTCCGGAGGAGCTGCACGCAGAGCGGGTAAGGTAACTGCCGGTAACGTACTGATCGACGGGCTGGGTGTCGGCGATGTAGGTAACATTGTACTGCGTGACCGTAAGCTGCTGTCGCAGGATGGTATTCTGGTGGTTGTGGTTACCCTTAGCAAGCAGAACGGAGCGATTGTCTCCGGTCCTGACATCATCTCACGCGGATTCGTCTATGTACGGGAATCGGAAGGTCTCTTGGATGAAGCGAACCGCATTGTCTCAGGAACGCTGCAGCGTCTGATGAGTGAGAAGGTCAATGAATGGGCTTCCCTGAAGACCAGTGTCAAAGACTCGCTCGGCCGTTTCCTCTATGAGCAGACCCGCCGCAGACCGATGATCCTGCCGATTATTATGGAAGTCTAAGAGAAGCATTTCTTAACAATATAGCTTTGGCAATAGCCTCTTTTCCCGGAAATATTGGACGGTTTCCTGGGGAAAGGGGCTTTTTCATGTTTTTTTCGCTGCTCAAAACAACATTTGGGCAACCTGACCGTTATACAGGCAAGGAGGTGCAGCATGGAGCCAAGAGACATGGAGAAGGTGCTCCAACCCAAACTGGCGGAGATCCGCCGCTACTTAATCCGCCTCGGCGCCGGGGCCTCAGATGCAGAGGATATTGTGCAGGACACGGTGTACAAGGCGCTGCTGTATCTGGATGCGATCGATCAGCGCAAATTCAGCGCCTGGTTGTACAAGGTCGCAATTAACCGGTATTTTGACCATTGCCGCAGTCAGAAGAGATATCAGTATAGCGGTGAAGAAGTGGAGGAACATCCGGCACGCGAACAGGAGTTACCGGAGGCGGTACTGCTGCGCAGGGAACGGAAGGAAGAGATTGAGGGAGTATTAGCACGGCTTAATCCGGTGAATAAGCAGCTGATTCTGCTGAAATATGAAATGGAGCTATCCTACAAGGAGATCTCCGCCATGCTCGGCATTTCTGAAGCAAGAGTGAAGGCTTCGCTCTACCGGGCCAGACAGCAATTTCAACAATTATACGGAGGTGAGGGCGAATGACAGCCCCATGGGAAGAAGCAGAGGATCAGAGTATTATCCAGACCCTGAAGAAAACCAAACGGAAGAGCCTGATTCGCAGTATTCTGATTTCAGTTACTGTAAGTGTGTTAATACTGACCGCTGTATTCATTGGCGCGGCACAACTGGTCAATCGGATGTCCTCCAATGCGTTATTTAGTGAGGAACAGTATATGAGGATCAGCAGCCCTAATGAATACGGAGCAGGCTATAAGGATAGCAGAGGTTTTTTGTCGGGAGTTCTGGAAATGCAAACCTACAAAATTATCGGCGATGTGCCTATCCCCTGGAAGAACAGATGGCTGAACTACAACGCTCGGTGGTTCCCTTTCACAACCGGTGCCTATGGAGGCTCTAATAATCTAACTGTAGAGGATGCCAAGATGAAGCAGGAAGGCTATGAGTATTACCGGGGATATAATTCCTATAATGGACAGAGAGAGATGGCCTTCTATGTACCCGGGGTTGATTATAACGGAAAGATCCTGAATGATCTTTCCGAGCTGAATCAGATGAACGGGGATAAACGGGTGGAGCTGGCCATATCTTTTGACAAGGATTATTCGTTCGAAGAGGTGAAAGGCCTGCTGCCCGCAGGCGCAAAGCCAGTCTGGTACTGGGTCGATACGTATGATGACCGCGGGGGGTTCAGCTTCAAGCCGTTTCCTAGTGGGAATGATCCCGCTAAAATGAACTATCCGAACCCGATGAGTGCGAATTACGGAGTCTACGGTTTCGGCGTCCAGCCGGACTGGGATCAGGCAGACCCTGAGGATTTCATCGGAGCCGTGACCATTGGTAAGGACAAAAAGGACAAATACCACAGCGAGTACGAACGGATATACAACTATTTGAAAAAGGACAAAGCGGCGCCGGAGGCCAGCGATGTCCGGATATTGGGCGTAGTTGTGACCGGCACGGCTGACAGCTTGAAAAGTCTGAAGGGCCAGACTTATGTGCGCGGAGCTGTACTAGGAGCCGTGGCGGATAAATATTAACCGGTCAATGACGGCGGACGTTCTGAGGAGCGGCCGCCGTCTCTATGTGATAGTTCAAGTTAATGGTGTATAAGAGAGTCCCCCGGAATGTCATACTAACAGAAATCAGAATCCTGAAGCACACGGGTGTTACAGGCAGAAGGGGAGCGCTGTGTACGATGGAAATTACAGAAGCAAGCAAGGCGGACGGAGAGCGTAACGAAGAAATCCTGCCAGGGGAGATAAAGCCGGTAGTGAATGAGCCGGTTCCACCAGCAATGCCGGGACCTGTGGGCGTGCTTAAGGAATTGGGCCAGACAGCGGTTCCGACAGGGGAGCCGGATATTTTTTGTATGACGATTATTGGACAGATTGAAGGGCACTTCGTCTTGCCGCCGCATAACAAGACCACGAAATACGAGCATATTATTCCTCAGCTTGTTGCCGCCGAACAGAATAAGACCATCAAGGGGCTGCTGATTATTCTCAATACGGTTGGCGGGGATGTAGAGGCCGGACTGGCCATTGCGGAGATGATCGCTTCCTTGTCGAAGCCTACGGTCACAGTTGTCATCGGCGGCGGTCATAGCATCGGCGTACCCATAGCAGTATCCTCCACATATTCTATTATTGCTGAAAGTGCAACCATGACGATCCATCCGATCCGGATGAACGGCCTGGTGATCGGCGTCCCGCAGACCTTCGAGTATATGGAACGGATGCAGGAGAGGATGGTGAAATTCGTGACCTCTCATTCCCGGATCACGGAATCACAGTTCAAGGATCTGATGTTCAAGACCGGAGAGCTGAACCGGGACATCGGTACCGCAGTGGGCGGTCAGGATGCCGTCAAATTCGGCCTGATGGATGAAGTGGGCGGGATCGGTGCCGCGTTGGCCCACCTGAACCGGATGATTGCCGCTGCTCCTTCTCAGACGAACGATACGCTTCCGCAAGGAGGGCTGACCCAATGACCTTTTATACCGTTCTGCCGATGGAGCAGGTGTTCGAGGGGGCACTGAGTTATGCTTCTCCCGTGCAGGAGATAACAATTCAGGGCATGCTAATGCAGGTTGAACTGCTGGATGGAGGCCAGGCGAAGGTGGTCCGGCTGCTGCAGTGTCCACTGGATAAATATCTGGATGCGGCCTTCTCCCCGGGTGCAATCATTCAGTTGGACCGCTAAGTGCGAACAAACCGCCTAAAGATGCATATTCTGACAAAAGAGAACATAGGTACGCCACGCCATTATATGGTATAATGTTGACTCGGGGGTGGCTGGCGTGGCTAAACGGAGAAGAAAGAAGAAGAAAGCACTGCTGGGCAGTGTTTTAAAATATGAAATCTACGGAATTCTGCTGATTACGATTTCCGTCATTGCTTTGTCAGGGGAAGCGGCTGTCGGCCGCACGCTCTCAAGCATGGCGGGTTATTTGCTTGGCAGATTCTATTTTGTGCTGCCGCTGGCGGGCATCTTCTACGGCCTGATGGTAATGATTCACAGGAAATGGCCGTCCACCTGGAACAGCCGCTATACCGGCGGCCTGCTCCTGCTGTTGTCCATGTGCCTGATGAGTACCATATCGGCTATGCAGCAGAAGCTGGGTCCGATTGGGATGCTGCATCCGGGCAATGTGATGTCTCAAATACATAATGATCTATCCGGCGCTCTCTCACCGGGCGCGGGTGACAGCAGCGTATACATGCTGGGCAAGGATATCAGCGGTGGGTACATCGGCGCGCTTGAATATGCTGCGCTTCTGTGGCTGTTCGGCAATCTGGGCGCTAAGCTGCTGATGATTGTATTGCTGGCGATCAGCTTCATGCTGATTACCAATCTGTCCTATGTAGAGCTGTTTACCTTACTCCGGGTAAGGGCCGTCAAGCTGATTGAAGGAATTAAGCTCCGGGCGGCGAACCGCCCGGCTGCTGTTCCGGTGGTGAACAGCAGACCGGTTAGAGCCAGTAGAGTGACAACGCCGGAACCTGCGGATGATGACGATTACTTTGAAGAGGATGACGGATCGGGTCAGCAGCTGCCAAGACGCGGACAGTCGAAGCTGCTGGGGAGAATTACCGGATGGTTCGGCGGGTCTGCCCGCCAGAATCATCCGGAAGCTATGGATGATCTGGAGGAAGAGCTGCCGCCGGATATCATCATTACTGATCCGCGCACGGGTCCGGTCATCTCCGGTATGACCGCAGCCGGAGGTGTTCCTCTGGAGGAGTATGGCGAGGAGGACTTCCCGGATGAGGAGCTTGAGCCTGTTACACCGATCATCCGGGACTTCTTCGAGCATATCCGCTCTGAAGGGCTGAATGCCGAGGACCGTGAGGAATGGAGCGAATTCTCACCGGCTGCGCGCGGTGGTGCTGCCAACGGAACCGGAGCTGCTGAGCTTACAAGAGCGGGAGCAGATTCTACACCGTCAGGGGAATCCGAAGAGGATATACTGCCTGTGGAGCTGGACGGGCTGCTGGGAACGGCCGAGGAGGGCGAAGCGGCTCCGTTTATACCGCCTCCGCCTCCTCCCAAGCCTTACAAGCTGCCTTCCTTCCGTTTGCTGGCTAAGCCTAATAACGGGGCGAAGGCGGGCGATCAGAATGATTATATGCAGACGGCACGCAAGCTGGAGGCTACGCTGGAGAGCTTCGGTGTAAGGGCGAAGGTGCTTGAAGTGGTTCGTGGACCGGCAGTAACCCGGTATGAGATTCAGCCGGATATCGGCGTGAAGGTCAGCCGGATTGTCAATCTAACCGATGACATTGCGCTGGCACTGGCTGCCAAGGATATCCGTATGGAAGCGCCGATTCCCGGCAAGTCAGCCATCGGCATTGAAGTGCCGAATTCAGAAGTCTCAGTCGTCACTATGCGGGAAGTGATGGAGACACAGATTTTCCAGGAGGCAGATTCGCGGCTGTCCATTGCCTTCGGACGGGATATCTCCGGACAGACGATTATCGGCAATCTCGCCAAGATGCCCCATCTGCTCGTTGCAGGAGCTACTGGCTCCGGTAAATCGGTCTGCATCAACGGTATTATTACCAGCATTCTGTATAAGGCTAAGCCCAATGAAGTGAAATTCCTTATGGTTGACCCTAAGATGGTTGAGCTGAATGTATATAACGGCATTCCGCATTTGCTGGCTCCTGTAGTTACAGACCCGAAGCGTGCCAGTCTGGCCTTGAAGAAAATCGTGGTGGAGATGGAGAAGCGGTATGAGCTGTTCTCCAAATCAGGCACACGCAATATGGAAGGCTACAACAACTTGATGAAGGATAATCCGGCAGCAGTGCTGCCGTATATTGTGGTCATAGTGGACGAGCTTGCCGACCTGATGATGGTTGCGGCCAATGATGTGGAGGATGCCATCTGCCGGCTTGCCCAGATGGCGCGGGCGGCCGGAATTCATTTGATTATCGCCACACAGCGTCCTTCGGTAGATGTTATCACCGGCCTAATTAAGGCGAATATTCCTTCGCGTATTGCCTTCGGCGTCTCCTCGAATGTGGACTCCCGGACCATTCTGGATATGCCGGGCGCCGAGAAGCTGCTCGGACGCGGCGATATGCTGTTCCTGCCGATGGGGGCTTCCAAGCCGATCCGTGTCCAGGGCGCTTTCATGAGCGATCAGGAAGTGGAGACGATTGTGCAGTATGTCAGCAGCCAGGGGGAAGCGAATTATGATGAGTCGCTTGTGCCTGAGGTAGACGACACCCTGAGCGAGGATCAGGAGCCGCAGGATGAATTGTATGAACAGGCTGTCCAGATTGTTCTGGAAGCCAAGCAGGCTTCTGTGTCGCTGCTTCAACGGCGTATGCGTGTCGGTTACACCCGTGCTGCACGCTTGATCGACTCGATGGAGGCCAGAGGCGTAATCGGCCCTTACGAGGGCAGCAAGCCGCGTGAGGTGCTGATGTCGCTGGAGCAGTATCAGCACAACAGATTGAGTTCTTAAACAAAGAGATGACCCAATACTTGGGCCATCTCTTTTTTTGCGGAAGATAAGTTATGAAACGAAAGGGTTGAACTCCTATTTCTTCACCCGGGGTGCTGCAAGCAGTGCATTAACAATGTAATCCAGCTGTGCATTCAGTGAGTAGATGTCATTGTAATAGGATAATCCGAAGTCGATGTTCATCAGTCGGCCTTCTTTGACTGCCGGAATACTGTTCCAGAGCGGGTCTCCTGTCAGGTCAGTCATCCCGTCATAGGCGGAACGGAAGATGTACTCCCCGCTGTAATCGGCAATGACTTCGAAGGATACAGGCTCGCCGCCTACATCGGTCTTGCTATCTATTTTTTGCTGAATTTTCTCCGGTGCCTTCATGCCAAGATATTCATATAAGACCTGTGAACCCCGGCCATACTGTTTGCTCATAATCACTAACATACTGCGGTCTTCGCCGCCTTCCATGATGGAGATGGTTGAATCTAGAATTCCCGCTTCCTGCAGCTTCTGCTTACTGTTCTCCACCTTGGAATTGAAGTCGTTTAAGAGGGTGGTGGCCTGATTTTCCTTGTTAAGAGTGTGTCCAATGAAGCTGACCCGCTCAGCAGTTGTCATTTTCTCATAAGGTACTAACACAGTAGGTGCAATGTCATGCAATGCATTGTAGGTCTCCTCGGATGGAACGATAATCAGATCGGGATCAAGTGACAAGACAGCTTCCGGGCTGGCCTCGAACCAACTTCCCAGCTTCTGTACATCCTTCAATTCGTTCTCGAACGCAGCGCCTTCATTTACACTAGACACACCTACGGGCATGATGCCCAGCGCCAACACATCGCCCAGCAAGTACAGCACAACGACACGCTGAGGATCGGCGGGCACCTCAATGTCTCCTTTTACAGTAGCAATTGTCCGGGTCTGTGCCTCGGCTGCAGTGTGGTCTGGAGAGGGAGTGGCGAGGGAGGTGGCTGCAGGAGAAGAGGCCGGCGAGGGGCTGGCATTGCCTGCTGAGTTAGAACCGGTATTCCCTGAGGAACAGGCGCTTAACACTATGGTGAAGCATAACAACAAGGTTAACATTAGGGATGGCTTGGCCGTTCTGGACATGGATGACGCTCCTTCTAAAGTATATTGATAATGATTATCATCATCAATATATCGGAGAGTACCTTCACGGGCAATGTCATTTGCAGACAGCACAGATGGCATTTCCTGCCACGGTGAAGCGGCCTGTACAGAATTTTTGTACCTCACCGGCGGGCTTCCGAAGTGCTTCTTGAACATTTTACCAAAAGAGTATGCATCCGGGTAGCCTACAGCAGCAGCAATTTCATGCAGTGTGGACTCTGTGCCCAATAGCAGCTCACGGGCTTTGTCCATGCGAATCTGAACCAGATATTGGGCAGGGCTGGTCTGAAGCCGCATGCGGAATAACCTCGATAACGTCCTAGGGCTGGTGCCCAGAGTGCCGGCAAGTGTGTCCAGGGTGAACGGCATACTGTAAGAATCATGCATATAGCGTACAGCCTGGTCCAGCACATCTGCTCTGAGCGGGTTCAGCTCCTGCCCCTGCATCTGATGAAGCAGCTCATGGACCCACTGATAGAACAGGGCTTTGACATGCAGATGCTCCAAGGCGCGGCGTGTCTGCCAATCCCCATACATCTGGTCTAGAATCTCATACAGCGGCAGGGGATGGACAGGAATGAAATGATAGGTTCCGCTAAAAGGCTTGC
The window above is part of the Paenibacillus sp. FSL H8-0048 genome. Proteins encoded here:
- a CDS encoding ribonuclease J encodes the protein MSKKNNNNNDKLTIFALGGVGEIGKNMYVVQYGNDIVVVDAGLKFPEEDMLGIDIVIPDISYLTENRDKVRGIVLTHGHEDHIGGLSYVLKNLNVPVYGTRLTLGLVENKLKEANLLGETKRILINEDSEVELGTSLKVTFFRTNHSIPDSVGVCIETPEGNVVHTGDFKFDHTPVNGQFANLHRMAEIGSKGVLALLSDSTNAEKPGFTPSEKNVGIVLEDIFRKAEQRVVVATFASNVHRIQQVVNASEATGRKITVIGRSMVNVVSIASELGYLHIPDGMLIEPEEMNRMAGNRVVVLCTGSQGEPMSALTRMARSSHRKVDIMPGDTVIIAATPVPGNEKYVGRTIDELFRLGANVIYSGSNSGVHVSGHGSQEELKLMLNLMKPKYFMPIHGEYRMQRKHALLAESVGVEPSNIFITELGEVIEISGGAARRAGKVTAGNVLIDGLGVGDVGNIVLRDRKLLSQDGILVVVVTLSKQNGAIVSGPDIISRGFVYVRESEGLLDEANRIVSGTLQRLMSEKVNEWASLKTSVKDSLGRFLYEQTRRRPMILPIIMEV
- a CDS encoding ClpP family protease gives rise to the protein MEITEASKADGERNEEILPGEIKPVVNEPVPPAMPGPVGVLKELGQTAVPTGEPDIFCMTIIGQIEGHFVLPPHNKTTKYEHIIPQLVAAEQNKTIKGLLIILNTVGGDVEAGLAIAEMIASLSKPTVTVVIGGGHSIGVPIAVSSTYSIIAESATMTIHPIRMNGLVIGVPQTFEYMERMQERMVKFVTSHSRITESQFKDLMFKTGELNRDIGTAVGGQDAVKFGLMDEVGGIGAALAHLNRMIAAAPSQTNDTLPQGGLTQ
- a CDS encoding FtsK/SpoIIIE family DNA translocase, producing MAKRRRKKKKALLGSVLKYEIYGILLITISVIALSGEAAVGRTLSSMAGYLLGRFYFVLPLAGIFYGLMVMIHRKWPSTWNSRYTGGLLLLLSMCLMSTISAMQQKLGPIGMLHPGNVMSQIHNDLSGALSPGAGDSSVYMLGKDISGGYIGALEYAALLWLFGNLGAKLLMIVLLAISFMLITNLSYVELFTLLRVRAVKLIEGIKLRAANRPAAVPVVNSRPVRASRVTTPEPADDDDYFEEDDGSGQQLPRRGQSKLLGRITGWFGGSARQNHPEAMDDLEEELPPDIIITDPRTGPVISGMTAAGGVPLEEYGEEDFPDEELEPVTPIIRDFFEHIRSEGLNAEDREEWSEFSPAARGGAANGTGAAELTRAGADSTPSGESEEDILPVELDGLLGTAEEGEAAPFIPPPPPPKPYKLPSFRLLAKPNNGAKAGDQNDYMQTARKLEATLESFGVRAKVLEVVRGPAVTRYEIQPDIGVKVSRIVNLTDDIALALAAKDIRMEAPIPGKSAIGIEVPNSEVSVVTMREVMETQIFQEADSRLSIAFGRDISGQTIIGNLAKMPHLLVAGATGSGKSVCINGIITSILYKAKPNEVKFLMVDPKMVELNVYNGIPHLLAPVVTDPKRASLALKKIVVEMEKRYELFSKSGTRNMEGYNNLMKDNPAAVLPYIVVIVDELADLMMVAANDVEDAICRLAQMARAAGIHLIIATQRPSVDVITGLIKANIPSRIAFGVSSNVDSRTILDMPGAEKLLGRGDMLFLPMGASKPIRVQGAFMSDQEVETIVQYVSSQGEANYDESLVPEVDDTLSEDQEPQDELYEQAVQIVLEAKQASVSLLQRRMRVGYTRAARLIDSMEARGVIGPYEGSKPREVLMSLEQYQHNRLSS
- a CDS encoding YlzJ-like family protein translates to MTFYTVLPMEQVFEGALSYASPVQEITIQGMLMQVELLDGGQAKVVRLLQCPLDKYLDAAFSPGAIIQLDR
- a CDS encoding anti-sigma factor, with product MTAPWEEAEDQSIIQTLKKTKRKSLIRSILISVTVSVLILTAVFIGAAQLVNRMSSNALFSEEQYMRISSPNEYGAGYKDSRGFLSGVLEMQTYKIIGDVPIPWKNRWLNYNARWFPFTTGAYGGSNNLTVEDAKMKQEGYEYYRGYNSYNGQREMAFYVPGVDYNGKILNDLSELNQMNGDKRVELAISFDKDYSFEEVKGLLPAGAKPVWYWVDTYDDRGGFSFKPFPSGNDPAKMNYPNPMSANYGVYGFGVQPDWDQADPEDFIGAVTIGKDKKDKYHSEYERIYNYLKKDKAAPEASDVRILGVVVTGTADSLKSLKGQTYVRGAVLGAVADKY
- a CDS encoding RNA polymerase sigma factor, which produces MEPRDMEKVLQPKLAEIRRYLIRLGAGASDAEDIVQDTVYKALLYLDAIDQRKFSAWLYKVAINRYFDHCRSQKRYQYSGEEVEEHPAREQELPEAVLLRRERKEEIEGVLARLNPVNKQLILLKYEMELSYKEISAMLGISEARVKASLYRARQQFQQLYGGEGE
- a CDS encoding AraC family transcriptional regulator, with protein sequence MDFNDHIVLWNHATVEVIDIRKASFTYGQPPLKYRLPASTYLYIVRGSASVLIDDYPYEINGASVFHGGKGAIIKLLQTQEILDYFLIMYRSTLTLPTRRNLTALLERSKPFSGTYHFIPVHPLPLYEILDQMYGDWQTRRALEHLHVKALFYQWVHELLHQMQGQELNPLRADVLDQAVRYMHDSYSMPFTLDTLAGTLGTSPRTLSRLFRMRLQTSPAQYLVQIRMDKARELLLGTESTLHEIAAAVGYPDAYSFGKMFKKHFGSPPVRYKNSVQAASPWQEMPSVLSANDIAREGTLRYIDDDNHYQYTLEGASSMSRTAKPSLMLTLLLCFTIVLSACSSGNTGSNSAGNASPSPASSPAATSLATPSPDHTAAEAQTRTIATVKGDIEVPADPQRVVVLYLLGDVLALGIMPVGVSSVNEGAAFENELKDVQKLGSWFEASPEAVLSLDPDLIIVPSEETYNALHDIAPTVLVPYEKMTTAERVSFIGHTLNKENQATTLLNDFNSKVENSKQKLQEAGILDSTISIMEGGEDRSMLVIMSKQYGRGSQVLYEYLGMKAPEKIQQKIDSKTDVGGEPVSFEVIADYSGEYIFRSAYDGMTDLTGDPLWNSIPAVKEGRLMNIDFGLSYYNDIYSLNAQLDYIVNALLAAPRVKK